In Alteribacter lacisalsi, a genomic segment contains:
- the accB gene encoding acetyl-CoA carboxylase biotin carboxyl carrier protein: MLKIQEIRELIKLIDQSSIDEFKYEQNGEKIMMRKQVKGAGEGAQTVVHEVPQPQAPQEAPAAPKAPEPSAQKQSEKAAEETEDKGKSTDREGLHAITSPMVGTFYEAPSPDSPVYVNQGDKVKPDNVVCIVEAMKLMNEIEAEVKGEIVEILVENGQLVEYGQELFLVKPE, translated from the coding sequence ATGTTGAAAATTCAGGAAATCCGTGAACTGATCAAACTGATCGATCAATCAAGTATCGATGAATTTAAGTACGAACAAAATGGTGAAAAAATTATGATGAGAAAACAGGTGAAAGGTGCGGGAGAAGGTGCCCAGACTGTAGTGCATGAAGTTCCTCAGCCACAGGCGCCGCAGGAAGCACCTGCTGCTCCAAAGGCACCAGAGCCGTCAGCACAGAAGCAGAGCGAAAAAGCGGCAGAAGAGACTGAAGATAAAGGGAAAAGCACTGACCGTGAAGGGCTTCATGCCATTACATCTCCTATGGTCGGAACATTTTATGAAGCACCGTCACCTGATTCACCTGTTTACGTGAACCAGGGAGATAAAGTAAAGCCTGACAATGTTGTCTGTATTGTAGAAGCCATGAAACTGATGAATGAAATTGAAGCTGAAGTAAAGGGCGAAATTGTCGAGATACTCGTAGAAAACGGTCAGCTCGTGGAATACGGCCAGGAACTGTTTCTGGTTAAACCGGAGTAG